ACAAGGCGGGCGGGTCCGCTGCCGGGCCTTTCCCTTTGTCGTCCTCACGAGCAATCAGGAACGCGAATTCCCACCCGCGTTCCTGCGCCGTTGCGTTCCGCTCCAGATCCTGCCCCCGGACCACGACGAACTGATGCGCATCGTCGAAGCCCGGCTCGATCCGGAGATCAGCACGGAGGCCGCCGTCCTGGTGACGGAGTTCCTGCGCCGGCGCGACGCAGACGACTTGGCCACCGACCACCTGCTGAACGCCTTGTACCTCACCTTCCACGCCGCCCGTGGCGGCGGTGACCGAGAACAACTCGCCCACCAGCTCTTCGGCCACCTCTCGCCGCCGGCTACATGAGTACCGACTTCGACCGAGTCCTGGCCGCACTTGAGGGAATCGGGGTCGAGCCCACCGCCCGCGAAGCAGCGGAAGCACTGTGGCTCGCCACGTACATTTCCGACCCGGCAAGCACGAGTGCACCCAAGCCCGTACCCCCGGCTGCACCCGACAGCGACCAGGCCACCCGTGCGCCCCGTGCAGCCAGGCCCACCAACCGGGTCACACCCGCCACCCTGCATGCCCCCACCGCCGCCAAGGCGGTTCCAGCGGTCGGTGACGGCTCCACACTCGCCGTCGCCGTCCGCGTCGCCGATGCCCCGGCACTCACCCATGAGCTCGAACTCCTGCGAGCCTTACGCCCGCTCAAGCGCCAGGTCCCCTCTCGCCACCGCGTGCTCCTCGACGAGACCGCCACGGCCGAGCGCAGCGCAGAAGAGCGACTGTTCCTCCCGGCAACCCGCCCCGAGCCCGAACGCTGGCTCAGCCTCGCTCTCGTCATGGAGACAGGGCCCACCATGACCGTCTGGCACTCTCTCGTGAGCGAGCTCATGGCCCTGCTCCAGCGCACGGGCGCCTTCCGCGACATCCGCCTCTGGCATCTGCACACCGCGCCGGACGGTTCGACCGGCCTCCATCCCCAGGCGATACCGACGAGCGCGCTCCACAGCCCCCGGGAGATACTCGATCCGACCGGCCGACAGGCCATCTGGTGCGTCAGCGACTGCGTATCGGCCCTATGGCACGACGGACGCGCCGACCGCCTCCTCGAACTGTGGGGACACAGCGGCCCACTGGCGATCGTCCAACCCCTCCCTCAACGGCTCTGGCGACGCACCGGACTACGCCCCGAGCGCGTCCGCCTGCACACCGACACGCCTGGCCGCGCCAACTCCACGTTCCGCGTGACCTCGTCCGACAGCTCGGCCCTCCTCCGTGGACCGGCCTCAGGCATTCCTGTGCCTGTCCTCGAACTCGACCCCTCTTGGCTCACCCCGTGGACTCACCTGGTCACCGCGACCGTCCCCGGTGGAATCCCGGCAGTCGTCACCACGACCGGCACCACCCGTGATGCCGCCACCACATCCGACAGCGGCATCGTCCCTCCTGAACCCCCGCCCAACGACCCACTGAGCCTGGTTCGTGAGTTTCGTGCACACGCTTCCCCCCAGGCCTACCGCCTCGCGGGCTGCCTGGCCGGAGTACCGCTCACGCTTCCCGTCATGCGACTTGTGCAGCGCGTCATGCTCCCCGAATCACGCCCCGCCCACCTGGCGGAGGTATTCCTCAGCGGCCTCCTCCAACACACCCGTCCGATCTCGGCCACCTCTGAGTACGAGTTCGTGGAGGGAGTTCAAGAGGTCCTGCGCGGCACCTTGCGGCGCTCCGACACCAGCCGCGTCCACGACGAGGTCTCCGCCTATCTCGCGGCCCATGCCGGCGATGCCCGGGACACACCGGCTCTCGCCGTGCTGCCCTCCGGCCAGGGCAATCACACCCTGGACACGCCAGGCCGGCCCTTCGCGGAGATCGTCCTGCGCGGCGAATCACACATCCCTCGACCCGATCCTCAGCACGGACAACCCTCGAGCGACCAAGACCTCCTACTGTCGGGCGACAGACCCAGGTCGGACCTGGCCCGGAACGAGAGAAGTCGGGAGCGTGTGCGCAACGAGCTGGTCGTCAGCATCGTGAACGTACTCGCAGGCTCGCCCACGGTGGGGCAAGCCACCTCCCGAGAGGTCTGGCGCGACCTGCTCGCGGATGAACTCGGCTCGCCCGTCGAGCCGCACGTCGGGGACAGGCTGCGTCCTTGGCTGAGCGCAGTGGTGAGAGCGTGCACCACTGTGGTGGACGGGCTCTCTTGTCTGTGCCGGTCGCTGGAATACGTCGAGCAGCAGTCGCCCACTGTCGCCGCCCTGTGGCCGCTCGTGGACGAGTGGGAAGCCATCGACTTCTTCGACTACGCGGACCTCGGCGACCTACGGCCCGTGCTGTCGACCCTGTGGTTCTCGGACCTGGATGCCATGGCGCGGCGCGCGAGCCGGTCCCGGGTTCAGGAACTGCCCTGGTGGTGCCGGACGGCGTGGCAGACCTTCCTGCGGCTGGCCGGCGAGAACGTTCGGGTCGGAGAGCTCCCGCCCAGCATGGCGTTTCTCGCGCTGGCTGCCGACCGGCTGATGGAGGAAGGCCGGACGGACGCCGCCGAACTGGTGCGCCGCTTCAATCGAGACAGAGCCCAGGAACTGGGCCTGGCCGTCCCGCTGGCGGACTGGCAGCACACGGGATTCCCGCAGCCGGCGCCGTCCCTCGTACCTGCGTATGTACTCATCCAGGTCGAGCCAGATCGCCTTGAGCCAGAGCACTTCTACCTCTCGTACTGGTACCAGTCCGATCCGGAAGGCTGGCACCCCGTACGCGGCAAGACTGCCCGGTTGAACCGGGAAGAGCTGCCGGGCGCTGTGGAGCGGCTGATCGAGGAGGTCGAGGCGAGGTGGGCCGATCTGCGCCGGCCTGTGGTCCTCGAGTTCGTCCTGCCGTGGGAGCTGGTCAACGAACCGGTCGAATGGTGGTGGAAAGAGTCCGACTCTGCCTACCCGACTCCGCTGGCCCTGGACTATCAGGTGGTGGTGCGTAGCCTGGAGCGCCTACAGCGGCCTGCCTGGCACCGCCCCTGGCACAGCAGATGGCGGCAGTTGAGGGAACATCCCGAGCGGTGTCGTGCCCACTGGAGCAAGCCGAGCCCGGACGGCTCCCATTTCTTCCGCCTTGAGCGCGAACTCAAAGAGGACCCCGGCGTGGTGATCCTGATCCTCAGTCGGCCGCCGTCGGAGGACTCCGGCACAGGCCACCGCGAACTGCTGGCCGGGCTGCGGGCCGGTGTACCCGTGATGATCTGGCAGCGCGGCGACTGCACGGACGCAGCTTTCCGCGAAGCAGTCGGCCGGCTCGTGCAGGGCTTCGACCTGGGCAGCCTGACCGCTGACGTCAGGCGGTTGCGCAATGAGGCACTGGCCCTCGGCCCCGACGGATGGGACCAGCACGTCGGCCGCCACTTGACGATCCTGCTCGACGATCCGGAGCGCAAGCCCGGCCCGCCCGGCCCAGCGGTGTAGTCCGTACAGCTGTGGAAGTGCCCCACACCTGCGGCCGTTCCAGCCACGACCAGCCGGCCCGCGCGGTCGGCTCCCGCATGGAGCCGATGCTCGGAGCAGCGGACGGTAGACGCGCGACGGCACCCACGGCGAAGGCCGGATCGTCGGGGGCCGGGGTCCCGAGGTCGGGGCGGTTCGCGATACCTTCGATCAGCGCCTTGAGGTCCGACCTGCTCACAAGAGTGGCGGCGCGTCGATTTCCCTGATGCATCACCTGTCGGGGTGCGGGGCTGTCGCGGGTAGTTCCACGGTGATGCGGATCCCGCCGGCAGAGCGCGGGGTGAGGGTGAGCGTTCCGTCGTGTGCGTGGGTGATGGTCTTGACGATTGCCAGGCCGAGGCCGACGCCTGCGCAGTCGGCGTGTATGCGCTCGGTGCCGCGCTGGAATGGTTCGGTGAGTGTCGAGGCCAGCTCTGGAGTGAGCTTCTCGCCGGTGTTCTCGACAGTGAGCACCACAGCTTGGGGGCGGACGCTGGAATCGACCCACACGGTGCCCTGTTCAGGCAGGTTGTGGACGATCGCGTTGTGCACGAGGTTCGTGGTCAGCTGTAGCAGGAGCGCTTGCGATCCGGTCGTGGGGGTGATGTCGCCGGAGGTCTCGATGGTGACGCCGCGTTTCTCCGCGAGGGGGAGGAGCGTCTCGGTGGCCTCTTCTACGAGCAGGGACAGGTCGACAGGTTCCCGGGTGAAGGACCTCTGGTTGGCGTGGCTGAGCAGGAGCAGTGCTTCAGTGAGGTTGATCGCTCGGGTGTTGACGACGTGGAGGCGGTCGATGACCTCGCCTGCGTCATGGTGGGGATCGGTGCGGGCCACGTCGAGAAGCGCCTTGGAGATCGCCAGCGGGGTGCGCAACTCGTGAGAGGCGTTGGCTGCGAATCTCTGCTGTTCGGCGACGTGGGCTTCGAGCCGTTCGAGCATCGTGTCGAAGGCGTCGGCGAGTTCGCGGAACTCGTCTCTGCGCCCCGGTAGCCGGATTCGGTGGGAGAGCGATCCGCTCGTGGCCATGCGTGTGGCGCCCGTGATGCTGATCAGCGGGGCGAGCATCCGGCCGGCGAGGAACCACCCTCCCACGAGGCCGAACACCAGCAGGAATGCCAACACTGCGGCTGCCCGCGGAGCGAAAACGTGCAGGAGGTTGGACCGGACGGGGAAAACACCATGAGTGGGGGTGCCGGTGGAGCCGGGGACGATGAGCGCACGGTCGGGGACGTAACGCAGGAGGAACAGCCACACCGCCGCGAGCAGCAGGGCGCCGGCAAGCATCAGGAATCCGGTGTAGCTGAGGGCGAGTTTGAGGCGAACGCTCAACCCAGGTGCCCTATCCACGCTCGCCTCCCTCGTGTCCGGCCTCTGGTTGCGTGTCGATGCGGTAGCCGACGCCTGGCACGGTGGCGATGATCCAGGGTTCGCCGAGGCGCTTGCGCAGTGCCGAGACGGTGATGCGCACGGCGTTGGTGAACGGGTCGGCGTTCTCATCCCACGCGCGTTCCAGGAGTTCCTCGGCGCTGACCACACCGCCTTCGGCAGCGACGAGGACTTCGAGTACGGCGAACTGCTTCCTGGTCAGCGCCACGTAGCGGCCGTGCCGGTAGACCTCTCTGCGAAACGGGTCCAGCCGAAGACCCGCGATCTCCCGCACGGGCGGCCTGTGGTGGCTACGTCTGCGGTCGAGCGCTCTGATCCTGAGCGCGAGTTCTCGGAGTTCGAAGGGCTTCGTGAGGTAGTCGTCGGCGCCGAGTTCGAACCCGGAGGCCTTGTCGTCGAGACGGTCGGCCGCGGTGAGCATGAGGATCGGCATGCCGCTGCCGGAGGCGACGATGCGTTGGGCGATTTCGTCTCCGGACGGTCCGGGAATGTCTCGGTCGAGGACGGCGATGTCGTAAGTGTTGATGCTCAGCAGTTCCAGAGCTGTGTCGCCGTGACCTGCGATGTCGGCCGCGATCGCTTCCAGGCGTAGGCCATCGCGGATGGCTTCTGCCAGATACGGTTCGTCCTCGACGATCAACACGCGCATGCCGCTGATGCTACGAGCCGACGCATATCGTCGGCGTATCGAAAACCACATACATGCCGGCAACACCGCGCTGCCTTGACTGGCGGCATGGCTCAGATCCCATCATCGGCACGAAGAACGACCCGCCGGTTTCAGCAGGTGGACACGGTGGAGACCGGGCAGGGCGGCGACGGTCGCCGGGACACCGGCCCAGGTACCCGCCGCGCGGACATCCGCCGGGCGATCCGCCGGGCGATCCGTGTCGGCTCCCGGCTGGGGCCCTGGAAGCGCGGCCTGGTGCTCGCGGCACTGGCGCTGCTGCTGGGCCTGGTCATGCTGCTGCACGCGAAGATCCCGAACCGGGTCGGCAACCTCGGCAGTCTGGCGGAGACGATCCTGCCGTGGTTCGGCTTGTGCATCCCGGTGCTGCTGGCCGGGGCGCTGTGGCGCCGCTCCGCCTCCGCGGTGGTCGCGCTGCTGCTGCCGGTCCTGGTGTGGCTGAACCTCTTCGGCGAGCTGCTCAGTGACAAGTCCAACCCGGGCAGCGACCTCACCGTGGCCAGCCACAACGTCGGCGCCGACAACCCCGACCCGACCGGCACCGCCCACGCCCTGGCCGCCTCCGGTGCGGACGTGCTGGCCTTGGAGGAGATCACCCCGCAGGCGAAGGTGCTGTACGAGAAGGAACTGGCGAACGCGTACCCGTACCACACGGTGCAGGGCACGGTGGGGCTGTGGAGCAGGCTGCCGCTGTCGGA
The sequence above is a segment of the Streptomyces asoensis genome. Coding sequences within it:
- a CDS encoding SAV_2336 N-terminal domain-related protein, encoding MSTDFDRVLAALEGIGVEPTAREAAEALWLATYISDPASTSAPKPVPPAAPDSDQATRAPRAARPTNRVTPATLHAPTAAKAVPAVGDGSTLAVAVRVADAPALTHELELLRALRPLKRQVPSRHRVLLDETATAERSAEERLFLPATRPEPERWLSLALVMETGPTMTVWHSLVSELMALLQRTGAFRDIRLWHLHTAPDGSTGLHPQAIPTSALHSPREILDPTGRQAIWCVSDCVSALWHDGRADRLLELWGHSGPLAIVQPLPQRLWRRTGLRPERVRLHTDTPGRANSTFRVTSSDSSALLRGPASGIPVPVLELDPSWLTPWTHLVTATVPGGIPAVVTTTGTTRDAATTSDSGIVPPEPPPNDPLSLVREFRAHASPQAYRLAGCLAGVPLTLPVMRLVQRVMLPESRPAHLAEVFLSGLLQHTRPISATSEYEFVEGVQEVLRGTLRRSDTSRVHDEVSAYLAAHAGDARDTPALAVLPSGQGNHTLDTPGRPFAEIVLRGESHIPRPDPQHGQPSSDQDLLLSGDRPRSDLARNERSRERVRNELVVSIVNVLAGSPTVGQATSREVWRDLLADELGSPVEPHVGDRLRPWLSAVVRACTTVVDGLSCLCRSLEYVEQQSPTVAALWPLVDEWEAIDFFDYADLGDLRPVLSTLWFSDLDAMARRASRSRVQELPWWCRTAWQTFLRLAGENVRVGELPPSMAFLALAADRLMEEGRTDAAELVRRFNRDRAQELGLAVPLADWQHTGFPQPAPSLVPAYVLIQVEPDRLEPEHFYLSYWYQSDPEGWHPVRGKTARLNREELPGAVERLIEEVEARWADLRRPVVLEFVLPWELVNEPVEWWWKESDSAYPTPLALDYQVVVRSLERLQRPAWHRPWHSRWRQLREHPERCRAHWSKPSPDGSHFFRLERELKEDPGVVILILSRPPSEDSGTGHRELLAGLRAGVPVMIWQRGDCTDAAFREAVGRLVQGFDLGSLTADVRRLRNEALALGPDGWDQHVGRHLTILLDDPERKPGPPGPAV
- a CDS encoding sensor histidine kinase; this translates as MSVRLKLALSYTGFLMLAGALLLAAVWLFLLRYVPDRALIVPGSTGTPTHGVFPVRSNLLHVFAPRAAAVLAFLLVFGLVGGWFLAGRMLAPLISITGATRMATSGSLSHRIRLPGRRDEFRELADAFDTMLERLEAHVAEQQRFAANASHELRTPLAISKALLDVARTDPHHDAGEVIDRLHVVNTRAINLTEALLLLSHANQRSFTREPVDLSLLVEEATETLLPLAEKRGVTIETSGDITPTTGSQALLLQLTTNLVHNAIVHNLPEQGTVWVDSSVRPQAVVLTVENTGEKLTPELASTLTEPFQRGTERIHADCAGVGLGLAIVKTITHAHDGTLTLTPRSAGGIRITVELPATAPHPDR
- a CDS encoding response regulator transcription factor, whose amino-acid sequence is MRVLIVEDEPYLAEAIRDGLRLEAIAADIAGHGDTALELLSINTYDIAVLDRDIPGPSGDEIAQRIVASGSGMPILMLTAADRLDDKASGFELGADDYLTKPFELRELALRIRALDRRRSHHRPPVREIAGLRLDPFRREVYRHGRYVALTRKQFAVLEVLVAAEGGVVSAEELLERAWDENADPFTNAVRITVSALRKRLGEPWIIATVPGVGYRIDTQPEAGHEGGERG
- a CDS encoding endonuclease/exonuclease/phosphatase family protein; amino-acid sequence: MAQIPSSARRTTRRFQQVDTVETGQGGDGRRDTGPGTRRADIRRAIRRAIRVGSRLGPWKRGLVLAALALLLGLVMLLHAKIPNRVGNLGSLAETILPWFGLCIPVLLAGALWRRSASAVVALLLPVLVWLNLFGELLSDKSNPGSDLTVASHNVGADNPDPTGTAHALAASGADVLALEEITPQAKVLYEKELANAYPYHTVQGTVGLWSRLPLSDTQPVDIEMDYGPLADTKPVAVRMAYTRALRTTVATDQGPLAVYVAHLGSARVNPRAGFWTVSRDRGAHALGKAIAAERNERVVLLGDLNGTMDDRAFADITSQLRSAQEAAGKGFGFSWPAKFPVVRIDQILVRGVQPKSSWSLPATGSDHLPVAAGISW